From the genome of Nicotiana tabacum cultivar K326 chromosome 2, ASM71507v2, whole genome shotgun sequence:
ttggtttggttccaacaTTTGAAGAactgacttacttggtttggtttctttttagggaaaaaccaaTCCAAACCAAACCATGAACCCCCCTAGTGCCAGGTCCTTTTAGCAGTTACTCTGATACTCGGGGCCCAATTCAGTCCCCACCACTACCAGCGGggagttgcttcgagtgtggggagcttgggcatatgtggagacagTGTCCTCATCGTCCGGGAGGTCCAGTTTAGCAGCGGAGTCAtagatgcttccacattatttgaccctagttttacttattcctatgtataatcctattttactcgttatttggatatgctccatgggtccttagtttcacatgttcatCTATCTATGCtgatgggcgatactattgttgtggaccatgtatatcggtggtgtgtagtgactattgggggattagagactagagttgatctcttattgctcagtatggttgattttgacgtgatcttgggtatggattggttgtctccatgtcatgctattctataTTGCCATGCTAAgatcgtgacgttggcgatgccggggttgccaaggatcgagtgaAGAGGttatctagattatgttcccagtaggatgattttatatttgaaggcccaacgaatGACTGGGAAAGGGGCGTttgtcttatttggcctttgtgagggatgttggtgttgatactcctactattgattctgttccggtagtgaaagatttttcggatgtatttcctacagacctgtcgggcatgccacctgacagggatattgactttggtattgacttggtaccggccactcggcccatttctattcctcagtatcgtatggcaccagctgagttgaaggaattgaaagaacaacttcatgaacttcttgataaggggtttattaggcctaatgtgtcgccttggggtgcaccggttatGTTTGGAAAGAAGagggatggtactatgcggatatacatcgactataggcagttgaacaaagttacaataaagaacaagtatcatttaccGCGCagtgatgatttatttgaccagtttcaggaAGCGAGGatattctctaagattgatttgaggtctaggtatcaccagttgaagattcgaaactcggatattctaaagacgacattcaggacccgttgtggtcactatgagttccttatgatgtcttttagctgaccaatgtcccagcaacattcatgcatctgataaacagtgtatttcagccatatctcaactagtttgtcatagtattcattgatgatatcctggtgtactcatgtagccaggaggagcatgcctagcatttgaggattgtattacagcagttgagggaggagaagctttatgctaagttctccaagtgtaatTTTTTGTcttagttcagtggcgttcttggggtacgtggtgtccagtgaggggaataaggtggatctaaagaagatagaggcggttcagagttagcccagaccgtctTTAGCTatggagattcagagttttctcggcttggccggataTAATCGTCATtttatggagggtttctcgtccattgcagtgcctttgaccaaattgtcccagaagggtgctccattcaggtggttggatgagtgtgagaatagctttcggaagctcaagattgccttgaccacaactctagttctagttcTGTCTTAGGCTTCTggctcttatacagtatattgtgatgcttctcgaattggtattgggtgtgtcttgatgtaggagggtagagtgattgatTATGCTCCGCGCCAattgaaaccccatgagaagaactgccatgttcatgatttggagttggcagtcgtcgttcatacattgaagatttggaggcactatctctatggtgtgtatTGTggggtatttacagatcatcggagtctccagcacttgttcaaacaaaaggatctaaatttgaggcagaggagatggttggagctgctaaaggactatgatattaccattctgtatcatcttgggaaggccaatgtggtggccgatgccttgagtagaaaagcggtgagtatgggtagcctggcaatttttcttgttggtgagagaccgcttgcagctgatgttcaggccttggccaactagtttgtgagattagatgtttcagagcccagtcgggttctagcttgtatggtttctcggtctttcttatatgatcacatcaaagAGTGCTAGTATGATGGtccccatttacttgtccttaaggacacggttcagtgCGGTGATATcaaggatgttactattggggatgatggggtgttgaggatgcagggtcggatttatgtgcctaatgtagatgtgttgcgtgagttgattcttgaggaggcccacaattcatacaagtttatttttcatattgttgGTACATGATATCATAAAACGACAGAAAATAATACAatttatccaaacattgtatacaTCAAAACGATATTGTACATACAATACAATATTGTACGATATATTATGAAACGAcacataacaaccatccaaacaagctgctAGTGTAATTCCATAAGTGGGTTTTAGGGAGAATACTATATACGCAAATCTTACATCTACTTTGTGAAGGTAGAGATGTTGTTTTAGATAGACGCTCGGCTCAGGAAAAATATAGTATAAATTAATATTGCTTTAATCACATTTTGCCGTCTTTTTTGAAGAAATCCACTCACCATCAATCCAATCTTGATGAACTCTCAAGTCACGTATAGCATAAGCACATTCATCCTCACTGGTTTTCAAAGTATACAAAGTAGTTGGCTCCAATTTTACCAGTGATTTTGCCAACCCACCACCCATCATTGTCAAAAGCATCAACTCGATCATTTAAGCTAAACTCACTCACCGGAATCTCAGGGGGAACTGGCCGGAGTTCAGAGACTGTAACAAACTCCGTCAACGGACCAGAGAGGCCATCTTTCAAAAGGGTCTTATACTGCACGATATAATCTTTCTTGAGCGGTTGGCACACCACAATTGCCTCGTAATATGAACCCACAAATCCATCTTCTTTGCTGGCAACTTCAACAACATCGCCCCTGCAAAACCCCATCTACAAAGAATTTTGATTTAGTCGGAAAATGCTAATAGTGGAAGATTGGAAAAGAAATGATTTTGGGGTGATTCTTTAATGGCAAGGAAAGATTTTTTTGGTAGCTAGGTCCGTAATTCTAGATGTACAGTATTTATGTTGGCAAAGGGTTATGATCGAAATTGGTTTTACAAtggtttttcctttttctttttgtaagtATTAGTTTATTTCTTCGTATAGTCGACAAAAACATAAGAAATTAAAATTCGACAGTACAATAACATCGTAACTTATAGGTTCCTAAACTAAGGTAGATAAGTCCTTTTGCATAGAGTTCCTCCCTCTGATTTTGTTATGTTTATTTACGTAGCAAATGAAGACAAAACGTtcctttttaaagaaaaatatttttgcatatgGCAATCCTGTGGGTGCAAGCTACAAGGAGTAATTGATTCTAGACTTTTAAGATATCACGTATCTCTAATGAATTTGAACAATGTTAATTTAGTTATATGAGCATTTACACAAAAGATCGGTAAAAAAGCATAATATTTAAAATCTTTATAAGGTCATTTTCATATATTCACATTGTAAATGAGCATATATAAGATATCATTCCTTCCCATGGGATGAAAAGAACAACATTTCAAATTGAGCTATCCATTTAATATTTCATTCAAAATGGAAAACTTAATCATATTTCTCGTGTCCGTCTCGGGGAAAGGTTAAGGAATTTAGACATAGATCAACTGCGCAGCTGAAATATACAGATATGATTTTGATATATCAGAAATGAAGACTAACAAACAATGAATTCCTGTATATACCCCAAACAAATCTGCTTGAGGAGTATAGAGGGATGTtcttgtatgggtcaaaatctatctTTAAAATATTTAAGTCAAGATAATACTAAGGGAAAAGTTCCGAAGTCGTCGTTAGTCGAGATGACCATAAATGCGGCAAAGTCCGTGGTCGAAGAGTCGACGAGAGCCGGAGTCAAGATGTCAACAAgagtcgaggtcgaggtcgagtgTCGTTGACAGAACTGTAACGGCTAGTTTCTAAgataggatattaaagagaatattctagtgaatattctctACATTAGTACTATTAGGGTTTCCCAGTAACATGttccatataaatagaaaaaaaaagataatgataTGGGACATGTGATATTCATTATAAAGAAGACACTTTGACTAAATGATTCGACTCTCACTTGCTAGCATACAAACATTACTTTTTTCTCTAAGCTTCTTGTCGATACTTTTCTATCAGATCCAAGAGTAACTCGAATATTCAAGAATTTGTCTATCATTTATTGTCAGGAGAAAGATCTACTTATTACATCCTTTATTGGGTAAATCATTTCTCTTATTTGCTTGAACGTCATTTATTGTTGTTCATTATTATTGAATGCTACATTATTGCTCCTGATTTCTAGAACATTTATTATACGATATTACCACTATTTAACCAGATATACACGATAGCTATTGCTTCTTTTAAAATCCCATCTAAGGATATTATTGTTAGCTAAGATTAAACCTTAtttacataaatttaattatttgaaccaagatttatactttttggtcaaataatttggctTCGTCTGTGGAGATTTCTTAGTTAAATGTTTAGTATTCTCTAGATCTACAACTGATGCAGGTCACTAACGTCAAAAAATCCAAGATCTCGTTTCTTTGTGTGTGCAAAACCCTACATGGCAGGTAACCGAGAAAAAGGGTGAGAATAACAAGTAActtcccaaccaacctcatgaatgTCATCAACGAAAGTTGTGAACGGCAGGTGAAGACACGATGCCCAGTGCGTCCCCTAGGCGAGATGGATCACCACCCCCACACTGCAGCATAACAAAACCCCGTGGTAAAGGAGCATCCACGTCTATAGAGGAAGGGACGCCCCCAGCTGTGAAGAAACTCCTCGAGGCATGGCTAAATGACCCGCTAACAAGCGTCCTCAACAAACCCTTTCGAGGCACGACTGCGGAAACCGCAAGGACTTGCACGATACAACAAACAGACGAGCAGTGCAACCAACCCCTCCCTCCAACGACAAGGATAACTCACAATGTCATTAATAGTGCAGGTGACAATGCCCTCGCAACCATTTTAAAaaggatggaagaaatggagaattAAAACAAGGCGCTCCTAGACCAGATAAAAGAACACTAAGAACGGGTTGATAAGATACCGGCCGCTCCTAAGCTGCTACCAAAAAGGGACGTCGGCCGGTTCGTCTAGAAGTCATACGGTGATGATGTATCCCCGTATGCCAtaccaaaaaccttccaaatgtCGCACTACCTCAGGATATACGACGGCATGACCGACCCTGGAAATCATATGACTCATTACGTCACCGTCGTGAAAGGCAATGATctcgccaaagaacaagtgtCCTCTATTTTTCTGAAGAAGTTTGGCAAAACTCTTACAGGAGGGGCATTAACATGGTACTCACAGCTACCAGCACGCTCCATAGAAACTTTCGAAGAAATGGCTGAGAATTTAATAACGGCCCATGTCGGAGCCAAGAAGGCTGAGGCGAGAGTGAACGACATATTTTCTATTAAACAGTCCCTGGGAGAGGGACTGAGGGACTTCCTCACCCGGTTCAACCGAGTAAGGATGACTCTGCCAAATGTATCCGAAGGGATGGCGGTCGCAGCCTTTCAGAACGGGCTGAGTGGAGATGGTTCAAGAATAACTAGGAAACAATTGAATCGATTGATGAAGTATCCCCCAACACTTGGGATGAAATCCACAATGCTTATTGTGCCGAGGTTTGACCAGATAATGACGACCTCAACGGGCCAACTCATTGACTAACCTCAGTTCAAGTCGAATCCAAAAAAGACCAAAGAGACAACACATAAGAGATCATGTAATTCTGGGATCTAACAGGGAACGACATCAACCATATGTCAGAACGGTCGCTACTCCCTCCCCCCGCTATGAAGAAAGCCCTTCCAGAACAAGGACATGAACTCATCggaacgaaagaggtatgcctccctTATTATCTGCTCTTAATTTTTATGTGTCACCTACAGAGATAGTCTACACTCTGTAGAAGCTCGGACCAAAAAAGATGAGATCAGACTCGAACACCAGAAAATCTGACGCCCTCTATGAGTTCCACCAGGAACGAGGGCACAAAACTGAAGATTGCGTCACCCTAAGGCAGGAAGTCTTAAATATATTGCGACAAACGCACCTCAAAAAGCTGCTAAGCGATAGGGGAAGAACCAATTTCGCCAAAAGACGCGAATACCAAGGACCGCCAAAGCCACCCTCACCATCCTGTACCATCAACTTGATCATTGACGGTGGTGATGATGCCTCCATCAACAACGTGAAGTTCACCAATACCCACAAACTCAAGCGATCTATCACCCGTGAATGGTACGACGAACTCAaaaaagtatcatcttcgacaaGTCAGATGCCGACGGTTTGACTTTTTCTCATAATGACGCCCTCGTTATTACTTTATAAATTTCAGATACCGATGTTAAACGCATTATGATAGATGACAGGAGCGGTGTgtgcattatccatccccgagtACTTACccaaatgaaactcgaggataagatagtaccGCGCTGTATCACGCTAACTAggtttaacaatgcagttgaatgGAAATCCTGAGAAATTACACTCCCCGTTTTGGCTGGCGGCATAACTCTGGAAACAACATTTCACATCATAGACTAGGACACCGCGTACAACACCATAGTGGGATGACCGTGGATACACCTCATGAATGTCGTTCCCTCCAGCTTataccaagtcatcaaattcccaactccatggggaatattcagtatACGGGGAGAATAACGTACATCCCGAGAATCCTACTGCATTGCCTTAGACAGCACGGCCACCCAACAAagaaaggacaaagaaaaataggcATAGCAATCGGCAGGGTCGAGGTCGGAGCATGATGAGACCGGGGACGTCATCAAAGACCGCGACATGGTCGAAGCTGTAGGATtgaccatagaagacctcgacccaaTTCAATTGGACCTCAAAGACCATAGCAAGAAGGCCTATATCGGCTGCACACTTCAGGAACCAGGTAAATTCAGTATATTCTTAACAACTAACGCAGATTTGTTTGCTTTCAGTCATGCAGATATGCAAGGCATACCAAAGGAAATCGCCACGCACAAATTAAACATCGACCCATTCCACCCCCAGTGAGACAGGTCAGGCATAAATTCAACTCCGCAATTAATGACGCAGTGCGCTAGGAGGTGGAAAAACTGTTAGAAAATGGTTTCATCAGAGAGTCGAAGTACCCCAAGTGGGTCGCCAAAGTAGTAATGGTTAAgaagaagaatgggaaatggcTGATGTGTGTGGATTTCatatatttgaacaaagcatgtcaAAGGATTCGTTCTCGTTGcctcatatcgaccaactcatcgacgcaatGGCCGGGCATGAGCTACTAAGTTTCTTAGACACTTACTTAGGATATAATCATATCCTCGTGGAAGaggaagatcaggaaaaaaccacattcatcacccaccaaggaacgtattgctatagggtcatgccttttggactaAAGAACGTAGAGGCTACTTATCAAAGGTTAGTAACAAAGATGTTCAAATATCAGCTAGGCAAAACAATGGAAGTATATATACacgacatgttggtcaagtccaaaaggaGAGAAGATCACATCGATCATCTGAAAGAAACTTTCAACATACTCAGACGGTACGGAATGAAGCTGAACTCAGTGAAATACGTGTTTGGTGTAGCCTGGGGAAAGTTCCTGGGTTTTCTGGTATCACAACGAGGTATCGAGGTCAACCTAGACCAAATGAAAGCCATCCAAGGGATACCAGAACTCCTGACGACCAAATAAAAGCCATCCAAGGGATACCAGAACTCCTGACCACCAAAACATAGGTCCAAAGGTTGACTGGTTACATCGCCGCCCTATCAGGTCCATCTCGCGGTCGTCGGATAGGTGCCATAAATTCTTTGGCATACTCAAGAAAGACAACGGCCTCGAATGGATTTCCGAGTGCATCCAGGCTCTACGAGAACTAAAGGCATGCCTATCATCGCCGCCCTTTCTTCTAAAACCCGAGTTGGGGGAGCGTTTCCTCGTTTATCTGGCCATATCCGAGGTAGCTCTAAGTGCAGTCTTAATtagagaaaataaaggtacgcaatctcccatatATTACATTATCAAAAAACACGTCGATGCCGAGACGAGGTACCCACACCAAGAGAAATTGGCTTTGaccttagtcgtagcttcaccaAAGTttagaccatatttccaatgtcaccccatctCGGTCGTCACAACTTTTCCCCTAAAaagcattttgcataaacccgagcaaTCGGGAAGGCTGGCCAAATGGTCCATCGAGTTAAGTGAGTATGATATCACATACCGGCCGCGAACGGCGATAAAGTCATAAGTGCTCGCTGACTTCAGCTCGAAAATAATTCTTGAAGTTGAAAGGGAGGCCGTCCAAACATCCCTCCGAACACAGGACCTCTGGGTCCTATACACTTTTGGTGTTTCAAACGCATTAGGGTTCGGgatgggactcgtactcgaagtcccaacaTGCGAAGTGATTTACCAGTCCATCAGGTGCCcggatatgactaacaacgaggccgagtatgaggccgtaattatAGGTTTAagactagcactcaaatatggAGCAAAACGTTTGAAACTACGCTGTGATTCCCagctcgtagtcaaccaagtcacacagactttccaaatcaaggaataaatattacaaaaaaacggcgccaaaaattgatcgggtccaaacctacaccactattgagtagcgaggatggtcgatgtagttttacccaacaaggtcgggatcgatttccacagggagttaattgatttggaattaggtaTGTATCTAAATCTAGATGTGtgtgttgttcctaattgcacttccaaacatgatggtgttgattctacttctatttctatttctattgtaTGCTAAGATAAaggctaagtacaatattttttatgttggttttcaagtgtttaaaaggactagggtagGTGGACATCTAACGGGTAGtaagaatctagggcaagcttgattaatttgggatcgtaatatagctatcacacccaagtactcattctatacctctcggtagtttgagtgattttgcccaatttgactttctcaagttcaaatgggtattcatgcaatacaagtgatattagctcaagtcgggtattactatctctaggtttaaccttttaattggggctatcaatttcttgagttc
Proteins encoded in this window:
- the LOC107762465 gene encoding protein AGENET DOMAIN (AGD)-CONTAINING P1-like — its product is MGFCRGDVVEVASKEDGFVGSYYEAIVVCQPLKKDYIVQYKTLLKDGLSGPLTEFVTVSELRPVPPEIPVSEFSLNDRVDAFDNDGWWVGKITGKIGANYFVYFENQ